From one Idiomarina sp. X4 genomic stretch:
- a CDS encoding membrane fusion-like protein gives MKRRNPSRRANILIANILGLALLGVATATNALAAQSIAADQISNYELRPQTAEKAEMVAFAPVTARYQTTPGSVLTLPNPFDNAAVDYTVVDGQALESGTLIAQLSGSSVEHFFHRVDILQEQYNVASKQYQSKKRLYENNAIATDKWQQFLTQYINLSDTLHDINVILKWVTQTGEQSAKLLATEPGVWRTSDNSQQLGSLLTQERLAVVAEIPIAQAKRITHLQINNLQLAVRQREQIVRNGFVRVWSESPRQVDWAIDQRFTVAPLAAIDNAYRVPASAIATLKDQAVVFNIENTVINAVPVELLSLHGSYYFVQSTIPLDNIATHSVAALKIIAEEREAQ, from the coding sequence ATGAAACGCCGTAACCCTTCTCGTCGCGCCAATATTCTTATTGCTAATATATTAGGTCTCGCTTTATTAGGAGTTGCGACAGCAACGAATGCTTTGGCCGCACAATCCATTGCTGCCGATCAAATCAGCAACTATGAGCTGCGCCCGCAAACCGCCGAAAAAGCAGAAATGGTTGCTTTCGCCCCCGTTACCGCTCGTTATCAAACAACACCAGGTAGCGTCTTAACGTTACCCAACCCCTTCGACAATGCTGCCGTCGACTATACAGTGGTTGATGGTCAAGCACTGGAGTCGGGCACTCTGATCGCACAATTAAGCGGCTCTTCGGTCGAGCACTTCTTCCATCGTGTTGACATACTGCAAGAGCAATACAATGTTGCCTCCAAACAATATCAAAGCAAAAAGCGCTTATACGAAAATAACGCAATCGCTACTGATAAGTGGCAGCAGTTTTTAACGCAATACATTAACCTGAGTGATACCTTGCACGATATTAACGTGATTCTAAAATGGGTGACACAAACTGGTGAGCAATCAGCAAAACTTCTCGCAACAGAGCCAGGCGTTTGGCGTACCAGCGATAATAGCCAGCAGTTAGGCTCATTGCTAACACAAGAGCGACTCGCTGTTGTTGCTGAGATTCCTATCGCGCAGGCAAAACGTATTACTCACTTACAAATTAACAACCTGCAACTAGCGGTAAGGCAGCGCGAACAAATCGTCCGTAATGGCTTTGTTCGCGTCTGGAGTGAGTCGCCGCGCCAAGTTGACTGGGCTATTGATCAACGTTTTACAGTCGCCCCCCTAGCGGCAATTGACAACGCCTACCGTGTGCCTGCCAGCGCCATTGCTACTCTAAAGGATCAAGCTGTTGTTTTTAACATCGAAAACACGGTAATTAACGCCGTACCTGTCGAGCTACTCAGTTTGCACGGCTCATATTACTTTGTGCAATCCACAATCCCATTGGATAACATCGCAACGCATTCTGTCGCTGCGCTAAAGATTATCGCTGAAGAGCGGGAGGCGCAGTAA
- a CDS encoding TolC family protein, protein MSLFRVIPGKLFFSLLAVAVLLLSPPTKANNPSQQTLLQSTVERLKTDGLVITTDFSQRRWLSATPRLSLMHWQTIADSFGANETELVLELEFLNSEQRQLDSHSQQLIQQYHQLQNLQLNLTASGVIRELFWQTKQRQAELAYAEQVADQLNQLQRQTQFLVEAGERPAYAGIIVMQQQQAAQSKVAEKQIALQQLQRLWQQFTGFSAVPASLDEPELTQPAIPTHPELQRLQLQWQLTLNATHQSIAAQKSWGINAGYKYIDSPSQSENQWGLGFSLPLSFSQSLNASELVALQQQQNELNQSLRQTQIRIALDTVDAESRLAQLKQQHQSNRQNANLSHRAIEQLSNLYQQGQIDTRLYIDRLLEQLSYQQAAQLSQIEVKKAEALLNQAKGITL, encoded by the coding sequence ATGTCTTTGTTCCGCGTCATTCCCGGTAAGTTGTTTTTTAGTCTATTGGCTGTTGCTGTGTTGCTGCTTAGCCCCCCAACCAAAGCCAATAATCCATCACAACAAACTTTACTGCAGTCGACGGTTGAGCGACTCAAAACGGATGGGCTTGTTATAACAACTGATTTTAGCCAGCGCCGATGGCTCTCCGCAACACCACGGTTGAGTCTAATGCATTGGCAGACTATCGCTGACAGCTTTGGCGCTAACGAGACCGAGCTTGTTTTAGAATTGGAGTTTTTAAATTCAGAGCAACGACAGCTTGATAGTCATTCTCAGCAGTTGATTCAACAATACCATCAACTCCAGAATCTTCAGCTTAATCTGACAGCGAGTGGTGTTATACGTGAACTGTTCTGGCAAACCAAACAACGACAAGCTGAACTTGCTTATGCCGAACAGGTCGCTGACCAACTAAATCAGCTACAACGCCAAACCCAGTTTCTAGTTGAGGCAGGAGAGCGCCCGGCGTATGCAGGCATCATTGTTATGCAACAGCAGCAGGCTGCGCAGAGCAAAGTTGCAGAAAAGCAGATTGCTTTACAACAGCTCCAACGCCTGTGGCAGCAGTTCACCGGCTTTAGTGCAGTACCAGCCTCACTTGATGAGCCTGAACTGACACAACCGGCCATACCAACACACCCTGAGCTGCAACGTCTACAGCTGCAATGGCAATTGACGTTAAATGCAACCCACCAAAGCATCGCCGCCCAAAAAAGCTGGGGCATTAACGCAGGGTATAAATACATTGATTCGCCCTCCCAAAGCGAAAACCAATGGGGACTGGGTTTTAGCCTGCCGCTCAGCTTTTCTCAGTCCCTAAACGCCAGCGAGCTTGTTGCCTTGCAACAGCAACAAAACGAATTGAACCAATCACTGAGACAGACACAAATACGAATTGCGCTCGACACCGTCGACGCAGAAAGTCGGTTAGCTCAACTAAAGCAACAGCATCAAAGTAATCGTCAAAATGCAAACCTAAGTCATCGAGCCATTGAGCAGCTCAGCAACCTGTACCAACAAGGTCAAATTGATACCCGCTTGTACATTGATCGATTACTTGAACAGTTGTCTTACCAACAAGCTGCACAACTCAGTCAAATCGAAGTTAAAAAAGCCGAGGCACTATTAAACCAAGCAAAGGGGATCACTTTATGA
- a CDS encoding helix-turn-helix transcriptional regulator, protein MTIDRLLMVIFLLIAFANISDVIADYHMQVATWHLAIEGITVVISIAAFIVLWKRVLGRNRELQQVKDALTRHQQRERDSAENQESIVKVDGDEDGSPASYTAVKSWFKQWKLSPSEQEVAVLLIKGLSFNEIAEVRNTKEKTVRQQASSVYAKSGLSGRNNLSAWLIETLLD, encoded by the coding sequence ATGACAATTGACCGACTATTAATGGTAATTTTTTTACTCATTGCGTTTGCTAATATTTCTGATGTGATAGCGGATTACCATATGCAAGTGGCAACCTGGCACTTGGCGATTGAGGGAATCACCGTGGTAATTTCAATTGCTGCGTTTATTGTGTTGTGGAAAAGAGTATTAGGGCGTAACCGAGAGCTTCAACAGGTAAAAGATGCGTTAACAAGACATCAGCAACGCGAAAGAGATAGCGCCGAAAACCAGGAGTCGATAGTGAAGGTAGACGGGGACGAAGACGGCTCTCCAGCCTCATATACTGCTGTAAAATCCTGGTTCAAACAATGGAAGTTATCGCCTAGTGAGCAAGAGGTCGCCGTTTTATTAATCAAGGGATTAAGCTTTAACGAAATAGCTGAAGTCAGAAATACCAAAGAAAAGACGGTTCGCCAGCAGGCGTCATCAGTTTATGCAAAATCAGGGTTGAGTGGCCGCAATAATCTATCAGCCTGGTTGATCGAAACCTTATTAGACTGA
- a CDS encoding phosphoethanolamine transferase produces MKRFSLNFIVILTIVSAWLTFAYSTPLLNTLEAYGITPFVQYKLMAFILCFYALVLALSQLFNIFKLLAIVLMMLAATASFYMLQYGIVIDPDMVINAFETDPAEASEQLSSRFFITLLMLGVAPSLLLLYVKMPSCNALVKIKQSLISAVCLLSLVVGIAYTSYDDFASLFRNHRDIKYRIVPFNVVSATVSAVSRKLEKPAEFISLGHDAVQTKTSNKPNVMVVILGETARSDHFSVNGYDRTTTPTLIRLLNSGQLQSYKDATSCGTATAVSVPCMFSFLTSDNYSNIARNSSNVLDVLQTAGIDVTWIENNSGCKDVCNRINTLVMNKSRCGEISCYDTDMINELKSWLSNISQDSIIVLHQMGSHGPAYYKRSPQQLKRFFPECESPELTDCTRAEITNAYDNSLLVTDQLISEVIALLRQHDELDSTMMYVSDHGESLGDSGIYLHGLPNWLAPKEQRHIPWIIWPSHTIGVAGSSDNIAVSHDNFSHTLLGYFNVETSLYNESLDLNKKAEKNINASAAP; encoded by the coding sequence ATGAAACGATTCAGTCTTAATTTTATAGTGATACTAACGATTGTTTCGGCCTGGCTTACCTTTGCTTACTCAACGCCATTGCTAAATACGTTAGAAGCTTATGGTATCACTCCCTTCGTACAGTATAAATTAATGGCATTTATACTCTGCTTTTATGCCTTAGTATTAGCCTTAAGCCAGCTGTTCAACATCTTCAAGCTGCTAGCCATAGTTTTAATGATGTTAGCGGCTACTGCTTCATTCTATATGTTGCAATACGGCATTGTCATTGATCCCGACATGGTCATAAACGCCTTTGAAACTGATCCGGCAGAAGCAAGCGAACAACTCTCCAGCAGATTTTTCATCACTCTACTCATGCTTGGGGTTGCCCCTTCATTATTATTGCTTTACGTCAAAATGCCTAGCTGTAACGCGTTAGTAAAAATCAAACAAAGTCTCATCTCAGCAGTCTGTTTACTCTCTTTAGTGGTGGGCATTGCATACACCAGTTATGACGACTTTGCTTCTTTATTTCGTAATCACCGGGATATCAAATATCGTATCGTCCCCTTCAATGTGGTTTCTGCAACAGTTTCAGCGGTATCAAGAAAGCTAGAAAAGCCAGCAGAATTTATTTCTCTGGGGCATGACGCAGTACAAACTAAAACCTCAAACAAGCCAAATGTCATGGTTGTTATATTGGGAGAAACGGCGCGTTCCGATCATTTTTCAGTCAATGGTTATGACCGAACCACAACACCCACTCTCATTCGTTTGCTCAATTCAGGGCAACTTCAAAGCTACAAAGACGCCACATCATGTGGAACTGCAACGGCCGTTTCAGTTCCCTGTATGTTCAGTTTTTTAACGTCTGATAACTATTCGAATATCGCGAGAAATTCGAGCAATGTATTAGATGTCCTGCAAACAGCAGGTATTGATGTAACCTGGATAGAAAACAACTCCGGATGCAAAGACGTCTGCAATCGCATCAATACCCTTGTAATGAATAAAAGCCGGTGCGGAGAAATAAGCTGTTACGACACAGACATGATTAACGAACTCAAATCTTGGTTGTCAAACATCAGTCAAGACTCAATTATCGTCCTTCATCAAATGGGGAGCCACGGCCCGGCCTATTACAAGCGCTCGCCCCAGCAACTCAAGCGCTTTTTTCCTGAATGCGAAAGCCCAGAGTTAACAGACTGTACTCGAGCTGAAATTACTAATGCTTATGACAATAGTTTATTGGTAACCGACCAGCTCATTAGTGAGGTCATAGCGTTGCTAAGGCAGCATGATGAACTGGATAGTACGATGATGTACGTTTCTGATCACGGCGAATCGCTCGGCGATAGCGGAATTTATTTGCATGGTTTACCGAACTGGCTAGCGCCCAAGGAGCAGCGACATATACCTTGGATAATTTGGCCGTCGCACACAATTGGTGTCGCAGGAAGTAGCGATAACATAGCGGTCAGCCACGATAATTTCTCGCATACGCTGTTGGGATACTTTAATGTCGAAACCTCACTTTATAATGAAAGCTTGGATTTAAACAAAAAAGCTGAGAAAAATATAAACGCATCGGCAGCGCCTTAA
- a CDS encoding phosphatase PAP2 family protein: MLVALAAGDLLSLKFFIANKLYQLEGFQWSLKHHFITEAVLHDGVRTLNLIAVASLLIITLLQFIPGKRGSQKRSYVLLLLSVLLSFGLVNYLKATLGMDCPWDLRQYGGTKPYFSLWSLNDSHVSSGRCFPSGHSSIGFAWIALYFFWRRHRPTLAKTTVALSLIAGTTLGFVQQLRGAHFFVDDIATAFICWTVALLIFRAGEQHETIQS, from the coding sequence GTGCTCGTTGCATTAGCGGCTGGCGATTTACTCAGTCTCAAGTTTTTTATTGCTAATAAGCTCTATCAACTTGAAGGCTTTCAGTGGTCGCTGAAACACCATTTTATTACTGAAGCAGTGCTTCATGACGGTGTCCGCACGTTAAATCTCATCGCTGTTGCATCACTGTTGATTATAACCTTACTGCAATTCATACCTGGAAAAAGAGGTTCTCAAAAACGGTCTTATGTTCTTCTGTTGTTATCCGTTTTACTTTCATTTGGCTTGGTTAATTATCTAAAAGCCACGCTGGGAATGGACTGTCCCTGGGATTTACGACAATACGGCGGAACGAAACCTTATTTTAGTTTGTGGTCTCTTAATGACAGCCATGTTAGCTCGGGGCGGTGCTTCCCCTCCGGGCATTCAAGCATCGGCTTTGCCTGGATTGCACTTTATTTTTTCTGGCGTCGGCATCGGCCTACCCTTGCCAAAACTACGGTCGCCCTTTCTCTTATTGCGGGGACTACCCTGGGATTTGTTCAGCAGCTGCGCGGCGCCCACTTTTTTGTTGACGACATTGCGACAGCTTTCATTTGCTGGACCGTAGCCTTATTAATTTTTCGTGCAGGTGAACAACATGAAACGATTCAGTCTTAA
- a CDS encoding DUF1543 domain-containing protein, translating to MKKLYLTYVGGTAPGANIELHDVRFVVGETIEHTYPEIRAGWFGTQKGLHLDSYVQLHHVDGYRIELAKEPQLDCAKKLYFVNFGGYFDGKLAEFHDFTVVVAESVQAAKQQAKVQVLNRGLAGAEQLHKDDLIAVDDCLCLDLIDSHYIHLYHDGKKQPLVPDWKGYQPLP from the coding sequence ATGAAAAAACTCTATTTAACCTATGTTGGCGGCACTGCTCCCGGCGCGAATATTGAGCTACATGATGTTCGTTTTGTTGTGGGGGAAACTATTGAGCATACCTACCCAGAAATTCGAGCAGGCTGGTTCGGTACGCAAAAAGGCTTGCATCTGGATAGCTATGTTCAGTTGCACCATGTCGATGGTTATCGTATTGAACTTGCAAAAGAGCCACAATTGGATTGCGCTAAAAAGCTTTATTTCGTGAATTTTGGTGGCTACTTTGACGGTAAGTTGGCGGAGTTTCATGATTTTACGGTTGTTGTGGCCGAATCTGTTCAAGCGGCTAAACAGCAAGCTAAAGTTCAGGTGCTTAACAGAGGATTAGCTGGTGCGGAGCAATTGCATAAAGATGATTTGATAGCCGTCGATGACTGTCTGTGTTTGGATCTTATCGATAGTCACTACATTCACTTGTACCACGACGGCAAAAAACAGCCTTTGGTTCCTGACTGGAAAGGTTATCAGCCGCTTCCGTGA
- a CDS encoding alpha/beta hydrolase family protein, translated as MKLISGGSSKKAEDFEERLKRNKSFYKKEDFERYQKTIDCKGIVYKVDDAIVNGFYVAPADKSDLPVVIYNRGGNGAYGMWMFGRVYMRLFDLAKEHNVAIFATNYRGIFPKLPGKDEFGGEDVKDVLALPQLFDEFPAVNPEKVGLYGASRGGMQSMLALKQGLKADSVVLYAGNLDLQQGLKRRPEMEQVYKARIPNYEENKETELKKRSAVYWVDEIDKSIPILLIHGDADKKVHVEQSIALDKALEKEGFKHKLSIYEGLGHQSAPKRKEITAEMMLWFKQHWN; from the coding sequence ATGAAATTAATTTCCGGCGGAAGTAGCAAAAAAGCAGAAGATTTTGAAGAGCGTCTCAAGAGAAATAAATCATTCTACAAAAAAGAAGACTTTGAACGCTATCAGAAGACTATTGATTGTAAGGGCATAGTGTACAAAGTAGACGATGCTATCGTTAATGGATTTTATGTTGCCCCGGCTGACAAGTCCGATTTACCCGTTGTTATTTATAATCGTGGTGGGAACGGAGCCTATGGGATGTGGATGTTCGGCCGAGTTTACATGCGGCTATTTGACTTAGCAAAAGAGCATAATGTCGCTATTTTTGCGACTAACTATCGTGGTATTTTTCCTAAGTTGCCCGGTAAAGATGAGTTTGGTGGAGAAGACGTGAAAGATGTGCTTGCGCTACCACAGTTGTTTGATGAGTTCCCGGCTGTAAACCCTGAGAAGGTTGGGCTTTATGGCGCAAGCCGAGGCGGCATGCAGTCAATGCTGGCTCTAAAACAAGGGCTAAAAGCAGACTCGGTTGTTCTTTATGCCGGGAACTTAGACCTGCAGCAAGGTCTAAAGCGCCGGCCTGAGATGGAACAAGTATATAAGGCCAGAATTCCTAATTATGAAGAAAACAAAGAGACAGAACTCAAAAAGCGTTCTGCTGTTTATTGGGTGGATGAAATTGATAAGAGTATCCCAATACTGCTTATTCATGGCGATGCTGATAAGAAAGTTCACGTAGAGCAAAGTATTGCTCTAGATAAGGCTTTGGAAAAAGAAGGCTTTAAACATAAGTTGTCTATTTATGAGGGGTTGGGGCATCAGTCGGCACCTAAACGAAAAGAGATAACGGCTGAAATGATGTTGTGGTTCAAGCAGCACTGGAATTAA
- a CDS encoding NAD-dependent protein deacetylase has protein sequence MTSQKQTLLQFLSQNKPVTVLTGAGLSTASGIPDYRDSNGNWKSAPPMQHRDFMSNELLRKRYWARALHGWPVLYNAQPNASHLALAKMQKEGLIGTIITQNVDGLHQRAGATDVINLHGYANDMICMSCGAQSSRLEMHERCLALNPEFAEMAASALPDGDADIETDFSTFQIADCLKCGGILKPDVVYFGDTVPKTRVAEAKQALADSGGLFVIGSSLMVFSGYRFARQAAENNQPIAILTRGKTRADDLATFKIDDDIERVLV, from the coding sequence ATGACATCACAGAAACAAACACTTCTTCAGTTTCTCTCTCAGAATAAGCCCGTAACCGTACTAACAGGTGCAGGCTTAAGTACCGCTTCGGGTATTCCGGACTACCGCGACAGTAACGGCAACTGGAAAAGTGCCCCGCCTATGCAGCATCGCGACTTCATGTCCAACGAACTACTGCGCAAGCGTTACTGGGCACGTGCGTTACATGGTTGGCCGGTACTTTATAACGCACAGCCTAATGCCTCACATTTGGCATTAGCAAAGATGCAGAAGGAAGGCTTAATTGGCACCATCATTACTCAAAATGTAGATGGCTTACACCAAAGAGCCGGAGCCACTGACGTGATAAATTTACACGGCTACGCGAATGACATGATTTGCATGAGCTGTGGTGCGCAATCGTCTCGTTTGGAAATGCACGAACGCTGTCTGGCACTGAATCCAGAGTTCGCAGAAATGGCTGCCTCCGCCCTACCCGACGGCGATGCAGACATTGAAACCGACTTTTCAACCTTCCAAATAGCCGACTGCTTAAAGTGCGGCGGTATTTTAAAACCGGACGTCGTGTATTTTGGCGACACCGTACCTAAAACTCGAGTTGCAGAAGCAAAGCAAGCGCTCGCTGACAGCGGAGGGTTATTCGTTATAGGCTCATCGTTAATGGTGTTTTCGGGTTACCGCTTTGCCCGCCAGGCCGCCGAAAATAATCAACCCATTGCCATTTTAACGCGCGGTAAAACCCGCGCTGACGACCTAGCTACGTTTAAAATAGATGACGATATTGAGCGTGTATTGGTGTAA
- a CDS encoding DUF1653 domain-containing protein: protein MIITPGIYEHYKGNRYRVIDTVTHSETEETLVLYQPLYGEQKLWVRPYDMFTESVNLEGQRVCRFRLIKE, encoded by the coding sequence ATGATAATAACTCCCGGTATTTACGAGCACTACAAAGGCAACCGATACCGAGTGATTGATACAGTAACGCACAGTGAAACCGAGGAAACGCTGGTACTGTATCAGCCGCTGTATGGTGAACAAAAACTATGGGTAAGACCGTATGATATGTTTACCGAATCGGTCAACCTTGAAGGGCAGAGAGTGTGCCGATTCCGCCTCATAAAGGAGTAG
- a CDS encoding putative manganese transporter, which translates to MDSKLKFNELMTECKEGQVKPNLRIILPILLAILLLLPETREITLQVLSDAFLQVSVFVFASLALYYSLTRNLDKERLATYMQRHPLQEVAIAALLGALPGCGGAIIVVTQFTRGMTSFGAVVAVLTSTMGDAAFLLLAQKPADALLILAISLVVGTISGYVVNLFHRGKNDWLLNKSAAQSRESLCGPEPSTTRKTVLRWSVRFWKVIFIPALIGAIAVALQLELNEPLHLPANTVETIAATVTFLILVLWAFTSDLTGYSAITSEEPTTHHEGWLNKSVLDTQFVTGWVVLAFLAFEIPVQLLGIDIAGMFASWGPMVVLIAVVIGFLPGCGPQILVTSLYINGSIPFSAQLGNAISNDGDALFPAIALAPKAAILATVYSAIPAFIVAYGYYFLFE; encoded by the coding sequence ATGGATTCAAAGCTGAAATTTAACGAGCTTATGACGGAATGCAAGGAAGGGCAGGTTAAGCCGAACCTACGTATTATCCTCCCTATTTTGCTCGCTATTTTATTGCTGTTACCGGAGACTCGAGAAATCACTCTACAAGTGCTGTCCGATGCATTTTTGCAGGTGTCGGTGTTTGTTTTTGCGTCGTTGGCGCTTTACTACAGCTTAACTCGTAATCTCGATAAAGAGCGATTAGCCACCTATATGCAGCGGCACCCCTTACAGGAAGTTGCTATTGCGGCGTTATTGGGTGCGTTGCCAGGTTGCGGTGGCGCCATTATTGTTGTGACTCAGTTTACCCGTGGCATGACAAGCTTTGGGGCCGTAGTTGCCGTGCTAACCAGTACAATGGGGGACGCTGCGTTTTTACTGCTGGCGCAAAAACCTGCCGATGCGCTACTTATTCTGGCAATAAGCTTAGTGGTTGGCACCATCAGCGGCTACGTGGTTAATCTGTTTCATCGGGGCAAGAACGACTGGTTACTGAATAAAAGCGCTGCGCAAAGTAGAGAGAGCTTGTGTGGACCAGAGCCAAGTACAACACGTAAAACCGTGCTGCGTTGGTCCGTGCGTTTTTGGAAGGTTATTTTTATTCCAGCGCTCATTGGAGCAATAGCGGTTGCACTCCAACTAGAGCTCAATGAACCACTCCATTTACCGGCTAATACGGTTGAAACCATTGCTGCGACAGTGACTTTTCTTATCTTGGTGTTATGGGCGTTTACGTCCGATCTCACCGGCTATTCGGCAATAACCAGTGAAGAGCCCACGACACATCATGAGGGGTGGCTAAATAAATCGGTTCTGGACACTCAGTTCGTCACCGGGTGGGTCGTGCTGGCTTTTTTGGCTTTCGAAATTCCGGTTCAGCTGCTTGGTATTGATATTGCGGGCATGTTTGCGTCGTGGGGGCCAATGGTTGTTTTGATAGCGGTTGTTATCGGCTTTTTACCAGGCTGTGGTCCGCAGATACTGGTGACAAGTTTGTACATTAACGGCTCTATTCCATTTTCAGCTCAACTCGGTAACGCTATTAGTAACGACGGCGATGCGCTCTTTCCCGCCATCGCGTTAGCTCCAAAAGCGGCAATATTAGCAACGGTTTATTCGGCTATCCCAGCCTTTATTGTGGCTTATGGCTATTACTTTTTATTTGAGTAA
- a CDS encoding manganese efflux pump MntP, whose protein sequence is MTVIALILLAFAMSTDAFAAAIGKGAALRKPTFKQAAKIGILFGVIEGSTPLIGWLIGYSAKSYVQAWDHWLAFGLLTILGLHMIYEGVKTEENDADFTPNTGSFLKLVVTAIGTSIDALTVGITLAFIEVNIWLAAGLIGLATAIMVTIGVLLGRIVGGWLGQRTEICGGVVLITIGIWVLYSHL, encoded by the coding sequence ATGACTGTTATTGCATTAATCCTCCTTGCTTTTGCTATGTCAACGGATGCGTTTGCTGCAGCAATTGGTAAGGGGGCAGCATTACGCAAACCAACGTTCAAACAAGCCGCTAAAATAGGTATTCTGTTTGGTGTGATTGAAGGTTCTACTCCGCTTATCGGCTGGCTTATTGGCTATTCCGCAAAGTCTTATGTACAGGCGTGGGATCATTGGTTAGCTTTTGGGCTATTAACGATATTAGGCCTTCACATGATTTATGAGGGAGTAAAAACAGAAGAGAATGACGCTGACTTTACTCCGAATACTGGCTCTTTTCTTAAGCTAGTCGTGACCGCAATAGGAACGAGTATTGATGCGCTAACCGTAGGAATAACCCTGGCATTTATTGAAGTGAACATCTGGCTTGCGGCTGGGTTAATTGGGCTAGCGACCGCAATAATGGTAACTATTGGTGTGCTCTTGGGCCGTATCGTTGGAGGCTGGCTAGGGCAACGAACAGAAATTTGTGGCGGTGTGGTTCTAATTACTATTGGTATATGGGTTTTGTATAGTCATTTATAG
- a CDS encoding YchJ family protein — protein sequence MSSELCPCGSGDEYSGCCEPLHIETMRADTPEQLMRSRYSAFVKQLTNYLLKTWHPGTRPMTLDLSDSPDWLKLQVMSSEQTGDKGKVHFRAFYKEGADVGFMEEHSDFVREQGRWFYLSGKVK from the coding sequence ATGAGTAGCGAGCTGTGTCCGTGCGGCAGTGGAGATGAGTATTCAGGGTGTTGCGAACCGTTACATATTGAGACGATGCGGGCCGACACCCCAGAGCAACTGATGCGATCACGTTACAGTGCCTTTGTAAAACAGCTTACCAATTACCTACTGAAAACCTGGCATCCCGGCACACGTCCCATGACACTTGATTTGTCGGACTCACCTGATTGGTTAAAATTACAGGTCATGTCTTCTGAACAAACGGGCGATAAAGGCAAAGTGCACTTCCGGGCGTTTTATAAAGAGGGCGCTGACGTGGGTTTTATGGAAGAGCATTCCGACTTTGTGCGCGAGCAGGGCCGTTGGTTTTACCTAAGTGGTAAGGTGAAATAA
- a CDS encoding DUF817 domain-containing protein, protein MREFWLFGVKQAYACIFGGFLLFVMLATKLYYPIEAIHRYDFIFISAIVFQVLLLLFRLETLRESVVILIFHLVATIMELFKTSDAIGSWTYPEEYIFGIANVPLFTGFMYSAVGSYIARVWRIFDFRYSYYPRHSWTVILVTLIYINFFTHHFIWDFRWILVAVTIALFFRTQIYYRVDVEYRNMPLLIGWGLVALFIWIAENLATYANVWVYPNQDKQWEMVSFSKFGSWYLLMILSFVLVASINQIKTIKRRS, encoded by the coding sequence ATAAGGGAGTTTTGGTTATTTGGTGTCAAACAGGCGTATGCCTGTATTTTTGGCGGATTTTTGCTGTTCGTTATGTTGGCGACCAAATTGTATTACCCCATTGAAGCGATACATCGCTACGACTTTATCTTTATTTCGGCCATTGTATTTCAGGTTCTTTTACTTCTCTTTAGGCTTGAAACGTTGCGTGAATCTGTCGTGATTTTGATATTTCACTTAGTTGCGACAATTATGGAGCTTTTTAAAACATCAGACGCGATTGGCTCTTGGACTTATCCTGAGGAGTATATTTTTGGCATTGCTAACGTTCCGTTGTTCACAGGGTTTATGTATAGCGCAGTGGGTAGTTATATTGCTCGAGTCTGGCGTATCTTTGATTTTAGGTATTCTTATTACCCTCGTCATAGCTGGACCGTTATTTTAGTCACGCTAATTTACATCAACTTTTTTACGCATCACTTCATTTGGGACTTTCGTTGGATTTTGGTTGCGGTAACTATCGCTTTATTCTTTAGGACTCAAATTTACTATAGAGTGGATGTTGAGTATCGAAATATGCCCCTATTAATAGGGTGGGGTTTAGTCGCGCTGTTTATCTGGATAGCTGAAAACTTGGCGACTTATGCGAATGTGTGGGTCTACCCAAATCAAGATAAGCAATGGGAAATGGTGTCCTTTTCAAAATTTGGTTCCTGGTATCTTCTAATGATACTCAGCTTTGTTCTGGTGGCTTCTATTAACCAAATAAAAACGATAAAACGACGCTCCTAA